CTGCAACAATCCATTGGCCATAGTCAATGCTCCTTGGGGGAGATCCAAATTTAATAAGCATCGCAGCATTCCCTGTACGAAATTaggaaagacaaataaaaattggtaaaTTACCCGAGGGATCGTTCTACGATCCTGAAGggtaattgaaattgtataagaaataaatgtagacgacgaccctaagggtgtagacctacatttattcagctttttaaagaacaaaaagaggggggtgtGCTGCCCTTTCCTCTTACCTGCACACGCCCTTTGCCATTCAGACTTATAGCTACAGATCCGTGTACAGGGTTTTAACCAAACACAATTACATGTTATCAAACATAATCAGAGAGAATTTCACACATAACTTCCAAATAACAGTTTGAGGGGGATACGAGAAAAAACCTGAGGACTTCAGGGTAAAAAAACTCTATCCCAAGGTAACATATCATGAAACACAGAAACATGAACATAATGGTTGCAGCAAAAAATagtgcgcttcttcttctggacaGCTCTGCCAACTGCCGTAACTTGAACACGTAATGGGGCCTTCTTACTTTCTCGCCAGTCTAGTTATTCTTGCTTCTAGAATAACCTCCAGCTTTCCGGCCACGAAAGGTTTGATTTCTACgcgttttttccaaaattgaatgaatcataattaaataaatgatgacACAGGGTGGGTATGGGTGGGAGACAGACCCTTAGGGTCGTCgtctacatttatttcttatacaatttcaattaccCTTCAGGATCGTAGAACGATCCCTCGGGTAATTTACCAATTGTACTGCGAAATGCATTTCGCCTAGACCCTAAGGGTGATTTTAAAGCCcaatgatgaatttttaattttgaacaaacaTCGTTTGTGTCGACGCTCGATTGTAAAATCGATTGaacgtcgtttcttttgaCCAACTTCCGGCTCGCAAGATTGCCTCCACCGGTACGCCGTCACTGACCGCTTTCGAAGCGGCCGCTCCTCTTGTGGAATGCGCCCCAAAACACCGAGTGTTTATGCCGGCCTTTTGCAAGAACGATTTAATCCAGCGACTCACTGTACTGGCTGAGACCGGCCTATGGGGCGCGATGAGTGCAACAAATAGTTTTCCTTCGTCTGTCTCGCGTCTAAACTGATTCGTACGTTCCACAAATTCTTTAAGCGCCAAGACTGGACATAAAATCGGATCCGGATcatttaatattgaaaaggACTGCAGCGGACCGTTCCGCTGTGCTTTCCGTAACCTATCTAATGAGAATACTACCCCTCTTTCTGAGAAGACGACGGATCGGTAACCAATTGCCGCTATCTCCGACGCTCGCATTAAGGTAGCTAACGCTATCATGGTGACCAATTTACTAGCTAAGACGCTCAGGGTAAGGTGTCGGTTTTCGCCCAACGAATTAATAAATTCTACAACTTGACTCGGGTCCCACATGTCGTTGTACTTGGGCTTGGGGGGATTCTTGTGATAGCAGCCTTTCATTAATCGGACGACAAGCGGATGCGCGCCTATCTGAACGCCTTCGATGGACCCCAGGGTCCTGGACAACATAGACCGGTGAATGTTGATTGCGCTATACGACTTGCCCGAGGCCAGCAAGTCGGTGAGGAACTGCAAAACCTCGGTTAAATCCGCCGACAAGGGATCCGTATCCCTTCGCACACACCAATGTGTCCAGTTCCGCCATGCGGAATCGTAAGTTGCGAGGGTGGTCGGTCGATTTCCGGCCACAAGAAGGTCGACCACGTTCGACGAAAAGCCTCTGTCACGCAACTGTCGCCGGACAGTCTCCAAACGGCCAAGTGAAGTGCGCTGGATGCTAATAACGGGTGCGGCTCGTTCAGTGCCGATGTCAGGAGGTCCGGCTCctgctgaagaagaaatactACGTCGCACGCTAGCTCGAGTAGCACCGGGAACCAGGCCTGACCTGTCCATACGGGGCAAACGAAAACTACGTCAGCTTTCTCTcttctaattttttccaaacattgaaaaattagcgcaaaagggggaaaaagatacCCCGAAAGGCCCTTCCAGTTAACTGAAAAGGCATTTGTGTTCAACGCTTGCGGTTGCGGCCGCcacgaaaagaaagaggggAGCTGCGCGTTCCAATGGGACGCAAAAAGGTCAACTTTTGATGGCCAGATCTTTTGAACGCGAGAAAAAACGGATGGATTTAATTTCCAATCGCTTGCATCCGGTCCGGCGCGAGACTCTTCGTCAGCAATTACATTCAGCTTGCCGCTCAAATGAACCGCTTCGATTGCAATATTCCGGCTCTCACACCAAGCTGTCAGAGTGGTTGATAATTGCGTCAACGCTTTGGACCTGGTACCCCCGCCGTGATTAATATAAGCCACTGCCGTGACGttgtctaaataaatttttatcgcTATACTTTCCGATACCGCCGCGAATGATTGAATCGCGTATAACGCGCCTAACATCTCTAGTTCATTAATGTGCCTCTTGGTATCTTCCAAAGTCCATGAGCCCCTCGTCCTCACATTATTACAATACGCTCCCCAGCCTGTTAGAGAAGCGTCGGAGAAAATCTCCAGATCTGGCACGCTAGGAAAGAacaacttttccctttttaagcCTAGATTGTTGGACCACCATTCTAAGTCGTCCCTGGTTTCCGCCGATAGCACGCATTCCGACTTCAAATTAAATCCCACTTTTCTAGCTTGCTTAATATAGAATGCCTGCATCCTCCTGAAATGAGACTGCGCAAAAGGTATCGTAGGTATGGCCCAAGTAAAGTTGCCCATTATCGACGCAATCTCTCGCAATGAAATTCTGCTCCTGGCAAGGGCCGCATCGCATTTGGCCTTAACGGTTGCAGCCTTGTCCGACGGCAGcgaaaaggaaagttttaCCGAATTAATAACCAAGCCCAGATACTCTATTACTTGCGACGGTTCTACAATTGACTTCTCCCAATTGATCAAGAAACCCagattttgtaataattcaacCACTTTATTTACATCGGCTTTGGTGCTATCTTTTGATGTATTAACTATTAATATATCATCCAGATACACGATGAGACGCATGCCCTGCCTTCTCAGAAAAGCCGCCACTACTTTTAGAATTTTCGTAAAATACCGCGGGGCCGGAGCTAAACCAAAAGCCAGAcaagtaaattgaaaaatacgcCCCTTCCAGGTGAAACGCAAATATTTCTGGTGGGAGGGGTGCACAGGGACCGTAAGATAAGCATCTTTTAAATCCAACTTTGCTAGCCAGTCCCCTTCTCTCAAAATGAAGCGTGCGGAATCAAGATTTTCCATCTTAAAGTGTTCATACCGGATGAATACATTAAGTGGTTTAAGATTTACAATCGGGCGAAAACCGCCCGATTTTTTTGGAATAACAAATAGAGAACAGACAAACCCATCCTCCCCGCTATTCGAAATTTCTACAATGGCTTTCTTCTCAAGTAAATCTTTTACTTCCTGGTCGCAAACGCTTGCCATCTCTTTCGACATTGTTATCGGACGCGGAAGTTTAGTTTGATTCGGGGTTTCTACAAAATCTAGCTTAACCCCGTTTGACACGCTGTCTAGGACCCAACGATCGTCCGTAACAGTCTCCCACATTTTAGCAAAATGTAAAATACGCCCGCCCACATTTTCACACACAACAGTATTgcgtaaaatttgaatgggatCAGAAGGAGGGACGAAAACATACCTTTCACCTCCTCGAGTCCAAGCAGTTGCACCCGGCGGTCGTCCTCTTCCGACCCCACCACTCTGCCTCCCTTCAACGGGAAATTGGGCCGCTGCTTCTCTCCTTGGGCGCAACACCCGTTGAGATGGGCCTGGGTTCACTGCTACCTTTCTTCCACCTGCCTTAGCCCTCGCTCGAGCCGCCGATGAGCTTGCCAGTGTGGCGTCTTGAGACGCCTCCTTGAGCATCGTCTCTAAGAATTTGTCCGTGAAAAGGAGCTCAGTTGCCTCCTTTCCCGGTGCGAAAGCGTCAGGGTTTGACAATATGAAGTCATATGTCGGTTCCACCAATGTCACAACCGCTCGCCTTCTTCTTTGGGTGATGTGGTAGTACGCTCTACCCCACTGTTGTAAAACGGCCCGCACCGTATTCTTGGCTTGCGTCACCGTTTCTCCCTCTCCAAGAGCACACACTTTAGCGTATAAATCAAACAGAGGTGGGGCAACGTCCATTATTTTAAGCTGAGTCTGTATAAGCGCTTCCTCCGAAGCATTAACCCCTTTCAATCGATCTTTGTCTTTAGCATGCCTCAACATAAAGCCGTCGAGCTTAGGCGGTTTAATCGAGAAAGTCGGGTCCTCAAACTCGagctcaaatttttttgagaTTGCTTTTGAATCGTCGGTTGACAGGCCAGTCGTTAGCCAAACCCTAATCTCGTCTGAAATCGCTGTTGGGATGAACGCCGTCACTTCCCCTGATTCACTGGCTGCTTTGGATGAGCCTGCCGTGGCTGCCGCGGCTGCCGCGCGCGTTGGTTTTAGAGCCTTCCCTTTCGACTTAGATCCGGCGGCAGGGGCTTGGGGAGTACGCTCCTTTGGTAGCCATGGACGGTCCACTAGCTTTGGACCCCCCTCGTCtaactcttcttcctcttcgtcctCTACTTCAAGATACtcgccatcttcttcgtcttcctcctgTCTGCTCTCccgcttctctctttcttccaaGTCTCTTAGCTTGCTAAAACGAACGTAGGCTTCTTCTTCGATCCTATCATCTAACGGAAACTCGGCGCCATTCCCCCGTTCCTTCGCACGCCCCCTTGGTCGATCCCCCacatcattttgataaaaccGGTCTCCGTGAAAAAACTGATCACGCGGAGGAACGTCAAAAGCCGGTGGTGGAATCACGGGTGGAATATTAAACAATGGCGGTTGAGCGTCAAAGGAGGGAGCCCACTCTCGATAGTTTCGAAGAGGAGACCTTTCTCTATCTGGATAATCAAAGTGAACAAAACGGTCGCGTGGCTGACCATTCCAATCACGAGAACGATTTGCCCAATCTCTAGCTTCTTGTTCAGTACGAAAACCTACGGCCCGTGGGTCCATTCTCTGGTGCCTATGCCAACCATAAAAATCACTAGGGCCTGCCATTCTGAAATTCTGACTGCACTGTACGCGAGCTGAAATAAGTCTGAATGGCAAAGGGCGTGTGCAGGTAAGAGGAAAGGGCAGCacacccccctctttttgttctttaaaaagctgaataaatgtaggtctacacccttagggtctagGCGAAATGCATTTCGCAGTACAATTGCATATGTCCATGTTggcaagaaaaatgaatatgaaACAAACCTGATAAAATTCTAAAGAGCAATCTTCTCTCTGACTGATACGTTCATAGCAAGAAAACGCATCTTGTAAACGGCCGGTTGCTTCATAAGCGGTAATGTTTTCTTCAAGGCTGGGTTCTTGATCTCGGATAGCACAAACTCCTGCAACTCCGTCTGGTTCGTCCATGGCAACGTACAGTTTTTGAAGGAATCCCAACTGATCCCGCAATTGAATAGGATTGGCTTTTAAGTGCGCCTCCAAATGAAGAATGGCACGAGGGTAGGCTTGGCATTGATGAGCTGCACGGGCGAGTAAATCATTCGGGATGCTATCTACGAGTTCCTGAACTGCTCTGTATTCTTTATCAAGTGTAAGAGAACGATCCTTTTTGGAAGAACGATAACTATTCAGCTTCTGTTTcaaccatttctttaaatgATCCAGCAAATAAAAGATGCTTTGCATGCTGGATTGATGGAGATTGGCATCGGCGAAATCTTTAGGACCTGATCCTTGACTAGATAAATCCGTTGCGCTGGCACTAGACGAATACCGTTTCATCATTCTCCGAGGGCTTCTTTGTAATCCACGATCTGTCAACACAGCCATAATTTCTTCGTGAATACGGGCGCTTTCCTCTCCCGGACTGCTCCATAGTGCAGTAATGACGACGTACGGCAAAAGATAACGATTGATGTTCATGTCCCGGCGTAGAGTCGGCAAGCAGGCACTGAAAATTTGCTGTGCAAGAGTGTGGGTTACTTTTCTAACCAACTCGACTGTCCAATTGTACAGCCAATTTCCGTAGCTTTTCCCAATCGCAGATCGATAAACAGGGAACGGAGCTGGGACGGATTCCGACGAAGGTTTCAAAGCATAACGCGAATTTGTCAAAGGAGAAAATGCCACTCGGAGTTGTTCAGGGAGTCGATTCCACAGTGGGGTTTCAAAAAGTTTCGACGAATCATCCTCAGAATTGTAGATCTTCAAGATTTGCTGAATAGTG
This window of the Daphnia pulex isolate KAP4 chromosome 5, ASM2113471v1 genome carries:
- the LOC124194128 gene encoding uncharacterized protein LOC124194128 → MAGPSDFYGWHRHQRMDPRAVGFRTEQEARDWANRSRDWNGQPRDRFVHFDYPDRERSPLRNYREWAPSFDAQPPLFNIPPVIPPPAFDVPPRDQFFHGDRFYQNDVGDRPRGRAKERGNGAEFPLDDRIEEEAYVRFSKLRDLEEREKRESRQEEDEEDGEYLEVEDEEEEELDEGGPKLVDRPWLPKERTPQAPAAGSKSKGKALKPTRAAAAAATAGSSKAASESGEVTAFIPTAISDEIRVWLTTGLSTDDSKAISKKFELEFEDPTFSIKPPKLDGFMLRHAKDKDRLKGVNASEEALIQTQLKIMDVAPPLFDLYAKVCALGEGETVTQAKNTVRAVLQQWGRAYYHITQRRRRAVVTLVEPTYDFILSNPDAFAPGKEATELLFTDKFLETMLKEASQDATLASSSAARARAKAGGRKVAVNPGPSQRVLRPRREAAAQFPVEGRQSGGVGRGRPPGATAWTRGGERNQTFRGRKAGGYSRSKNN